A window from Musa acuminata AAA Group cultivar baxijiao chromosome BXJ3-10, Cavendish_Baxijiao_AAA, whole genome shotgun sequence encodes these proteins:
- the LOC104000328 gene encoding dof zinc finger protein DOF1.4-like yields the protein MGSTSGKEWPQMMDDRLLVTEKYNSGSNGTNTNKNNTIHAGSATLDVSGVMNKPLSASEHAQAALTCPRCDSSNTKFCYFNNYSLSQPRHFCKACKRYWTHGGALRNVPVGGGCRKNKRAKMPVAASTGPPNRPQPHLLAPPDPIPSISVQISSSSYLSAAASLYALQTTAASSSSDMSPTLPIVASSIQIPSFTSTAFDLQSHLSSVGLDLSSKPQRDYEYHLGDLQPLPSLSSTAMPLLNDHPLSGSSLQSPPLVAPSTKHPKRTEDYQALCSFNELQASGRNWRMDRMMKSVKLEGQTNDMINSNISSYIDWQIPNPTEISLDNFGPAAAMYWNSAIGSGSSWPENTNLGSSLTPLI from the exons ATGGGCAGCACCTCAGGCAAAGAATGGCCAcag ATGATGGATGATAGGCTTCTGGTCACTGAAAAATACAACAGTGGCAGTAATGGTACTAACACCAACAAGAACAATACGATTCATGCCGGTTCTGCGACTCTCGATGTTTCTGGGGTTATGAACAAGCCACTATCGGCCTCAGAGCATGCACAGGCCGCCCTGACATGCCCCCGCTGCGACTCCtccaacaccaagttctgctacttcaACAACTACAGTTTGTCGCAGCCGCGGCACTTCTGCAAGGCGTGCAAGCGCTACTGGACGCACGGCGGCGCGCTCCGGAACGTCCCCGTCGGCGGCGGGTGCCGCAAGAACAAGCGGGCGAAGATGCCGGTGGCCGCCTCCACGGGGCCCCCGAACCGTCCGCAACCCCACCTTCTTGCTCCGCCGGATCCGATCCCTTCCATCTCAGTGCAGATATCTTCCTCTTCCTACCTCAGCGCCGCCGCCTCGCTCTATGCCCTGCAGACGACGgcggcgtcgtcgtcgtcggatATGAGCCCGACTTTGCCAATTGTCGCGAGCAGCATCCAAATCCCATCTTTCACTAGTACTGCCTTCGATCTGCAGTCTCATCTCAGCTCTGTTGGACTCGACCTGTCATCCAAGCCACAACGCGACTACGAGTACCATCTCGGCGATCTCCAGCCATTGCCGTCCTTGAGCTCGACTGCGATGCCGCTCCTGAATGACCACCCACTCTCCGGATCATCTTTGCAATCTCCGCCACTTGTCGCACCAAGCACTAAACACCCCAAGCGAACCGAAGACTACCAAGCCTTGTGTTCCTTTAATGAATTGCAAGCCTCCGGGAGGAATTGGAGGATGGATAGGATGATGAAATCAGTCAAACTGGAAGGGCAGACCAACGACATGATCAACAGCAACATTAGCAGCTACATAGATTGGCAGATTCCAAATCCAACAGAGATTTCTTTGGATAATTTTGGTCCAGCTGCAGCTATGTACTGGAATTCAGCCATCGGCAGCGGTTCAAGTTGGCCGGAGAACACGAACCTCGGGTCGTCGCTCACGCCTCTGATCTAA